A single region of the Pseudorhodoplanes sp. genome encodes:
- a CDS encoding IS3 family transposase (programmed frameshift): MKRSRFSEEQIIGILKENEAGVSVADLCRKHGVSDASIYKWKARFGGMDVSEAKRLKSLEDENSRLKRLLADAMLDNVALKDLPGKEVVTPAAKRTAVAHLREAYGMSERRACKTIGSCRMTIRYASTRPDDGRLRARMRAIAQERRRFGYRRLHVLLKREGFVVNHKKLFRLYREERLAVRRRGGRKRAIGTRAPMMIPVAPNARWSLDFVSDQLTDGRRFRILTVVDDCTRECLALVADSSLSGARVARELDRLITERSRPGMIVSDNGSELTSNAILAWAEQTQVEWHYIAPGKPMQNAFIESFNGRLRDELLNETLFTSLAQTRIALACWRADYNGTRPHSQLGWKTPSEFAAIFHPRRDLALRSANGSAPAPVAHTAPQGNQSSRSELSLG, encoded by the exons ATGAAGCGCAGCCGTTTTTCGGAAGAACAGATCATCGGGATATTGAAGGAGAACGAGGCCGGCGTCTCGGTTGCGGATCTGTGCCGCAAGCACGGGGTCAGCGATGCCAGCATTTACAAATGGAAAGCCAGGTTCGGCGGCATGGACGTGTCGGAGGCCAAGCGGCTGAAGAGCCTGGAGGACGAGAACAGCCGCCTGAAGCGGTTGCTGGCGGATGCCATGCTGGACAACGTGGCCCTGAAGGATCTTC CTGGGAAAGAAGTGGTGACGCCCGCGGCCAAGCGGACAGCTGTCGCGCATCTCAGGGAGGCCTACGGGATGAGCGAACGGCGGGCGTGTAAAACCATCGGCTCCTGCCGCATGACCATTCGATACGCTTCAACGCGGCCCGATGACGGCCGTCTGCGCGCGCGCATGAGGGCGATCGCGCAGGAACGCCGGCGCTTCGGCTATCGGCGCCTGCATGTTCTGCTCAAGCGGGAGGGCTTCGTGGTGAACCACAAAAAGCTGTTCCGGCTCTACCGGGAGGAAAGGCTTGCTGTCCGCCGTCGTGGCGGGCGCAAGCGGGCGATCGGGACCAGGGCGCCGATGATGATCCCGGTGGCGCCCAATGCGCGTTGGTCGCTGGACTTCGTGTCTGATCAGCTGACTGACGGCCGCCGCTTCCGCATCCTCACCGTCGTTGATGACTGCACGCGCGAATGCCTGGCGCTGGTGGCGGATAGCTCGCTCTCGGGCGCCCGCGTGGCGCGCGAACTCGATCGGCTGATAACCGAGCGCAGCAGGCCCGGGATGATCGTCAGTGACAATGGCAGCGAACTCACCAGCAACGCCATCCTCGCATGGGCGGAGCAAACCCAGGTCGAATGGCACTATATCGCGCCGGGCAAGCCCATGCAGAACGCCTTCATCGAGAGCTTTAATGGCCGCCTGAGGGATGAGCTTTTGAACGAGACGCTGTTCACGTCGCTCGCGCAGACCCGAATTGCCCTCGCTTGCTGGCGGGCGGATTACAATGGCACGCGCCCGCATTCCCAGCTCGGGTGGAAAACGCCGTCCGAGTTCGCCGCCATTTTCCACCCGCGCCGGGATCTGGCGCTGCGCTCCGCCAATGGCTCCGCGCCAGCTCCCGTCGCTCACACCGCCCCACAGGGCAATCAAAGTTCCAGAAGCGAACTCAGTCTTGGATAA
- a CDS encoding transposase, which produces MIEAVADRIEGAPVAGRRRWSDAFKAEMAARSCEPGANVSALAREIGISPSQLFGWRSVLVRKGAIERRDAAGCGVSCEPQRAPSRVIEIDVNGMTVRADADVDEAHLRRFLRTVRSA; this is translated from the coding sequence TTGATCGAGGCGGTTGCGGATCGCATCGAGGGTGCGCCAGTGGCGGGGCGCCGGCGCTGGTCGGATGCCTTCAAGGCGGAGATGGCGGCGCGGAGTTGTGAACCGGGCGCGAACGTTTCGGCGCTGGCCCGGGAGATCGGAATCAGCCCGTCGCAGTTGTTTGGATGGCGTTCGGTTTTGGTCCGGAAAGGCGCAATTGAGCGCCGTGACGCGGCGGGTTGCGGGGTCAGCTGTGAGCCGCAAAGGGCGCCGTCGCGGGTCATTGAGATCGACGTCAACGGCATGACGGTTCGCGCTGACGCGGATGTTGACGAAGCACATTTGCGGCGTTTTCTGCGCACGGTGCGTTCGGCATGA
- the tnpB gene encoding IS66 family insertion sequence element accessory protein TnpB (TnpB, as the term is used for proteins encoded by IS66 family insertion elements, is considered an accessory protein, since TnpC, encoded by a neighboring gene, is a DDE family transposase.) — MIPAGVKVYLASHPVDFRKGIDGLLALVRDAGSDPFDGALYVFRAKRADRIKIVWWDGSGACLYLKRLEKARFVWPPIGHHRVQLHHAQLMALVDGMDWKRVQATPMVRPESVG; from the coding sequence ATGATCCCGGCAGGCGTAAAGGTTTATCTGGCGAGCCACCCGGTCGACTTCCGCAAAGGAATCGATGGTTTGCTGGCGCTGGTGCGGGATGCTGGCTCGGATCCGTTCGATGGCGCACTGTATGTGTTCCGGGCGAAACGGGCGGACCGGATCAAGATCGTGTGGTGGGACGGCAGTGGCGCGTGTTTGTATTTGAAGCGGCTGGAGAAGGCACGATTTGTCTGGCCGCCGATCGGCCATCATCGGGTCCAGCTGCATCATGCCCAATTGATGGCTTTGGTCGACGGGATGGATTGGAAGCGGGTCCAGGCGACACCGATGGTGCGTCCGGAATCAGTCGGCTAG
- a CDS encoding IS66 family transposase — protein sequence MGSPEPELPDDVDALKAMILAMDAQRAQVEARNVELEQRNTHLEAMTKAADERIARLTATIKVLERGRFGRRSERLGADALSEEQYALVFDEIATGVAAIRAQLAKAAGPSKNPRAPRPRKNFSDHLERVEIVIEPEVPVGCEGLERILIGEDVSERLDVTPAKFRVIVTRRPRYVYKGWDGVAQAAAPARIIESGIPTEALLAQIAVAKYADGLPLYRQEAIYARDKVEIDRALMAQWMGRIGFELEPLAEHLLLRIKQGERIFADETTLPTLAPGSGKTRTAYLWAYVRDDRPFGGSDPPMVAYRFEDSRAGACVARHLDGYSGILQVDGYAGYRRLARTDQGNDGVTLAACWSHVRRKFYELHVADQSAIASHTIALMAPLWTIEAEVRGHDPEIRMKTRQDKSAPTVAALFALWEKELPKLSGKSKLAEAIRYAVSRRGALERFLTDGRIEIDSNTVERAIRPQTITRKNSLFAGSDGGGQTWATIATLLATARMNQVDPLAWLTRTLERIANGWPNSRIDKIMPWNYPR from the coding sequence ATGGGGTCCCCTGAACCTGAGCTTCCGGATGACGTCGATGCGCTGAAGGCGATGATCCTCGCCATGGATGCGCAGCGGGCGCAGGTCGAGGCGCGGAATGTCGAACTCGAACAGCGCAACACCCATCTTGAGGCGATGACCAAAGCCGCCGACGAGCGCATTGCGCGGCTGACGGCGACGATCAAGGTCCTGGAACGGGGCCGCTTCGGTCGCCGCTCCGAACGGCTGGGCGCCGATGCGCTGAGCGAAGAGCAGTACGCGTTGGTGTTCGATGAGATCGCAACCGGCGTGGCGGCGATCAGGGCGCAACTCGCCAAGGCGGCGGGACCGTCGAAGAACCCGCGTGCACCGCGTCCACGCAAGAACTTTTCCGATCATCTCGAGCGAGTCGAGATCGTGATCGAGCCCGAGGTCCCGGTCGGTTGCGAGGGGCTGGAGCGTATTCTGATCGGCGAGGACGTCTCCGAACGGCTCGACGTGACGCCGGCGAAGTTCCGGGTGATCGTCACGCGCCGTCCCAGATACGTCTACAAGGGCTGGGATGGGGTTGCGCAGGCGGCTGCGCCCGCCCGCATCATCGAGAGCGGCATTCCGACGGAGGCGCTGCTGGCGCAGATCGCGGTGGCGAAGTATGCCGATGGCCTGCCGCTTTACCGCCAGGAAGCGATCTACGCGCGCGACAAGGTCGAGATCGACCGGGCGTTGATGGCGCAGTGGATGGGTCGGATCGGCTTCGAACTTGAGCCGCTGGCCGAACATCTGCTGCTGCGGATCAAGCAAGGCGAGCGGATTTTTGCCGATGAGACGACCTTGCCGACGCTGGCGCCGGGATCGGGAAAGACCAGGACAGCGTATCTTTGGGCGTATGTCCGGGACGATCGCCCCTTCGGCGGCAGCGACCCGCCGATGGTGGCGTATCGCTTCGAGGACAGTCGCGCCGGTGCATGCGTTGCCCGTCATCTGGATGGCTATAGCGGCATCCTGCAAGTCGATGGATATGCCGGATATCGGCGACTGGCCCGCACCGATCAGGGCAACGACGGCGTGACGCTGGCCGCGTGCTGGTCGCACGTGCGGCGCAAGTTCTATGAACTGCACGTCGCGGACCAGTCAGCGATCGCTTCGCACACGATCGCGCTGATGGCACCGCTGTGGACCATCGAGGCGGAGGTCCGCGGCCACGATCCCGAAATACGGATGAAAACGCGCCAGGATAAGTCCGCTCCCACCGTCGCCGCTCTCTTCGCGCTGTGGGAAAAGGAATTGCCGAAACTGTCGGGCAAGTCGAAGCTCGCTGAAGCGATCCGCTACGCCGTCTCCCGGCGCGGCGCACTCGAACGCTTCCTCACCGACGGCCGGATCGAAATCGATTCCAACACCGTCGAGCGTGCGATCCGACCGCAAACGATTACGCGCAAGAACAGCCTGTTCGCCGGCAGCGATGGCGGCGGTCAAACATGGGCGACCATCGCGACCCTGTTGGCGACAGCCAGAATGAACCAGGTCGATCCACTGGCCTGGCTCACCCGCACTCTTGAACGCATCGCCAACGGATGGCCCAATAGCCGTATCGATAAAATCATGCCGTGGAATTATCCACGCTGA
- a CDS encoding tape measure protein, which translates to MAAQIGSIYVGLTADLQRFVGDFQRGERTVTAFSRNTSRHLATVTAHNAAMTKSIATLVPAYRSLGNAQAFMVRGLGVAGLGISAAGTVSAITSAAGQYVTLQNQLKVTGLQGRELQSTISGLTDIAQRHGAAIAPLAVLYSRASQVQKELGASSADLMKFTDGVALALRVSSSDAEQASGALLQLSQALGSGTVRAEEFNSVNEGARPILQAVAAGLLEAGNSVSKLRQLVLEGKVSSEAFFRAFLAGMPQLSAQAAMTEATVGQATNRISNSFIGLVGKIDETVGASKSFAQNLNNVASVIDRVPGVIDALNSRLKGTEKYFDRLAIHPFFGLLGRLANVKFSAEEALRAGALNVPGADSEEVRKLVSLTKEIADWEKQLADARATASATGLDVDRQRLSMIEATVKALREEEQAISATTRAAVNSFLSGSQASARRIPEFALSQEGRAPYVPSVKPVSLADFKPPAAKQDNAATLNEYERATRSISTRSAEIERQTRTIGASTFEQARSRAELQLLTAAERAGAQVTAQRREEIARLSNEYATHVVGLEKAENSLERLYERQRFFAETAFDAFDRLALSGEKFDDVLKDITKNLMKAVVQAALLGTGPFGRGNVGPSGVGGLFGAIGGMFTGGKYDSGGIAGMVGFGPRTKIGPIPIADSGLGPRNFLSILEEGEAVLTRQLTGRTMRVMDGLSRIGGGGSGMEIHVHEAPGGDKADVRRSPDGSRIDVIMRRQVDDTSAGLVDSGESRLNKSLERRYGLQPKL; encoded by the coding sequence ATGGCCGCGCAAATTGGAAGCATTTACGTTGGATTGACCGCGGACCTGCAGCGGTTCGTCGGTGATTTTCAGCGTGGCGAACGGACCGTCACGGCGTTCAGCAGGAACACTTCTCGTCACTTGGCGACCGTTACTGCCCACAATGCGGCGATGACAAAGTCGATCGCCACATTGGTGCCCGCCTATAGATCGTTGGGAAACGCACAGGCGTTCATGGTTCGCGGGCTTGGTGTCGCTGGTCTCGGCATTTCGGCGGCTGGAACCGTCAGCGCGATCACGTCAGCGGCTGGCCAGTACGTTACCCTTCAGAACCAGCTTAAAGTCACAGGATTGCAGGGCAGGGAACTTCAGAGCACGATTTCAGGCCTGACGGATATCGCACAGCGACACGGCGCTGCCATCGCGCCGCTTGCAGTCCTCTATTCGCGCGCATCGCAGGTCCAGAAAGAACTTGGCGCTTCGTCTGCCGATCTGATGAAATTTACCGACGGTGTCGCGCTCGCGCTTCGTGTTTCGAGCTCCGATGCCGAACAAGCTTCAGGAGCGTTGCTGCAGCTTTCGCAAGCCTTGGGCAGCGGTACGGTCCGAGCGGAGGAATTCAACTCAGTCAACGAAGGCGCGCGCCCAATACTGCAGGCGGTCGCTGCTGGCCTTCTGGAAGCAGGCAATTCGGTATCAAAGCTGCGCCAGCTTGTGCTCGAGGGCAAAGTATCCTCGGAGGCGTTCTTCCGGGCATTTCTCGCGGGTATGCCTCAATTGAGCGCTCAGGCTGCAATGACGGAGGCCACTGTCGGACAGGCAACGAACCGTATTTCGAATTCCTTCATCGGCCTGGTGGGTAAAATTGATGAAACGGTCGGAGCATCGAAGTCTTTTGCGCAAAACCTAAACAATGTGGCTTCGGTGATCGATCGCGTGCCGGGAGTGATCGACGCTCTGAACTCACGACTTAAAGGAACTGAAAAATACTTTGATCGCCTGGCAATTCATCCGTTCTTCGGTCTCCTGGGCCGTCTCGCCAACGTAAAATTTTCCGCCGAAGAGGCTTTGCGGGCAGGGGCGCTCAATGTGCCGGGTGCCGACAGCGAAGAGGTTCGCAAGCTTGTCTCGCTGACAAAGGAAATTGCCGATTGGGAGAAGCAGCTTGCCGACGCGCGGGCAACGGCATCCGCAACGGGCCTTGATGTTGACCGCCAGCGTCTCTCAATGATTGAAGCGACCGTGAAGGCCTTGCGCGAAGAGGAACAAGCCATCAGTGCCACGACGCGGGCCGCGGTGAATTCGTTTCTCTCGGGTAGTCAGGCAAGCGCGCGACGGATTCCGGAATTTGCCTTGTCGCAGGAAGGCCGTGCTCCCTACGTGCCGTCGGTGAAGCCAGTCTCGCTGGCCGACTTCAAGCCACCAGCAGCCAAGCAGGACAACGCGGCAACGCTCAACGAGTATGAGCGAGCCACAAGATCGATCAGCACCCGATCAGCAGAAATCGAGCGGCAGACCAGGACCATTGGTGCCAGCACGTTCGAGCAAGCCAGATCCCGGGCTGAACTCCAGCTTCTGACCGCGGCCGAGCGGGCAGGCGCGCAGGTCACGGCTCAACGTAGAGAGGAGATCGCCCGCCTCTCCAATGAATATGCGACCCATGTCGTGGGTCTGGAGAAAGCGGAAAACAGTCTTGAGAGACTTTATGAGCGGCAGCGCTTCTTTGCGGAGACTGCATTCGATGCGTTCGATCGGCTCGCGCTCAGCGGTGAAAAATTCGACGATGTTCTGAAAGACATCACAAAGAACCTTATGAAGGCAGTCGTTCAAGCTGCGCTTCTGGGAACAGGCCCGTTTGGGAGAGGCAATGTTGGCCCCAGCGGCGTGGGGGGTCTTTTCGGCGCAATCGGAGGCATGTTCACCGGCGGCAAGTACGACAGCGGCGGCATCGCCGGCATGGTCGGGTTCGGTCCGAGGACCAAGATAGGTCCGATTCCGATTGCGGATAGCGGCCTTGGCCCGCGAAACTTCTTGAGCATTCTCGAAGAGGGCGAGGCGGTGCTGACCCGCCAGCTCACCGGCCGCACCATGAGAGTGATGGATGGTCTCTCACGCATCGGCGGCGGTGGATCGGGCATGGAGATCCACGTCCATGAAGCGCCTGGCGGTGATAAAGCGGACGTTCGTCGGTCGCCAGATGGAAGCCGCATTGACGTCATCATGCGCCGGCAGGTCGACGACACCAGCGCCGGTCTCGTCGATAGCGGCGAGAGTCGTTTGAACAAGTCGCTGGAGCGTCGCTACGGCCTTCAGCCGAAGCTGTGA
- a CDS encoding terminase TerL endonuclease subunit, with product MKSQTATRPHWVFDDSPIPDPLGHGERAVGFFRALKHPLSTAQDRGFGLPRFWERIVRRIYGPRHLDGRRIVRTVFIMIPRGARKTATIGGGLGLLHSMGHEKVALGQVMLGAGGEEQAEYAFDEAVGMVRSTPALRKKVKIRSDYLEHQDAGSTLRLLSAEGDISHGSTPSAVFLDELHTFKNRKLWRALKTGLIKSPGTLLCITTTAGRSQTGLAWDEYQYARRVASGEIPNDAYLPIIFEPPPNADWRDEDLWHYVNPGLTEGFPVLEEMRGAVREAMHKPGEEDDFKQYNLNFWLDNALSPFVDMAAYDQASDQISLADLKGRPCWLSVDLSSTTDLTVILAVWRDDDDGYTVRPWFFCPKANLQERQDRTGAPYLDWANKGLITTTEGNVVDFRAVERTIRDLCDRFDVQEIAFDPYLARQVQPQLLEDGLPVVDFRQVPSLMMPALTELERAIVSGRFRHGGHPVLRFCFANAEAERNKHGHLTSLHKSKRWLSIDGAVAAAMAVSRASAGQNGRSIFESETFDPQNYVVTM from the coding sequence ATGAAAAGCCAGACAGCGACGCGACCGCATTGGGTGTTTGATGACTCGCCGATCCCGGATCCTCTCGGTCATGGCGAGCGGGCGGTCGGATTTTTCCGTGCGCTGAAGCATCCTCTGTCGACTGCACAGGACCGAGGCTTCGGTCTGCCCCGCTTCTGGGAGCGCATAGTCCGCCGGATCTACGGGCCACGCCACCTCGATGGCAGGCGCATTGTCCGAACCGTTTTCATCATGATTCCGCGCGGGGCCCGCAAGACAGCCACGATTGGTGGCGGTCTGGGGCTGCTGCATTCGATGGGCCACGAGAAGGTTGCGCTTGGCCAGGTTATGCTTGGTGCCGGTGGCGAGGAACAAGCGGAATACGCCTTCGACGAAGCCGTGGGCATGGTGCGCTCAACGCCGGCGTTGAGAAAGAAGGTGAAGATTCGCAGCGATTATCTGGAGCACCAGGACGCCGGCTCGACGCTGCGGCTTCTTTCCGCTGAGGGCGATATTTCTCACGGCAGCACGCCGTCGGCGGTCTTCCTCGATGAGTTGCATACCTTCAAGAACCGCAAACTTTGGCGTGCCCTAAAGACTGGCCTGATCAAGAGCCCCGGAACTCTGCTCTGCATCACCACGACCGCCGGCCGTAGCCAAACGGGTCTCGCTTGGGATGAATACCAATACGCTAGACGCGTAGCGTCCGGCGAAATTCCAAACGACGCCTATTTGCCGATTATATTTGAGCCGCCGCCAAACGCGGACTGGCGAGACGAGGATCTCTGGCACTACGTCAATCCAGGGCTAACGGAAGGATTTCCCGTTCTCGAAGAAATGCGCGGGGCCGTGCGAGAGGCAATGCACAAGCCCGGCGAGGAAGATGACTTCAAACAGTACAATTTGAATTTTTGGCTCGATAACGCGCTATCTCCGTTTGTCGATATGGCCGCCTATGATCAGGCCAGTGACCAGATCAGCCTTGCGGATTTGAAGGGCCGGCCGTGTTGGCTGAGCGTGGATTTGTCGTCCACCACCGATCTGACGGTCATCCTCGCTGTCTGGCGAGACGATGACGACGGCTACACGGTGCGGCCGTGGTTCTTTTGTCCGAAGGCGAACCTCCAAGAACGCCAGGACCGCACGGGCGCGCCCTACTTGGATTGGGCCAACAAAGGATTGATAACGACAACCGAGGGGAACGTCGTCGACTTTAGGGCGGTCGAGCGCACAATCCGCGACCTGTGCGATCGTTTCGATGTGCAGGAGATCGCATTCGATCCCTACTTGGCGCGCCAGGTGCAACCTCAGCTCTTGGAGGACGGCCTTCCTGTTGTGGATTTCAGGCAGGTGCCGAGCCTCATGATGCCGGCGCTAACTGAGTTGGAACGCGCAATTGTTTCCGGACGGTTCCGCCACGGTGGGCACCCCGTTTTACGGTTCTGTTTTGCCAATGCTGAGGCAGAAAGAAACAAACACGGTCACCTAACTAGCCTTCACAAGTCCAAACGCTGGCTGAGCATCGATGGCGCGGTCGCGGCCGCGATGGCCGTATCACGAGCCAGTGCAGGGCAGAACGGGCGCTCGATATTTGAATCCGAAACCTTCGATCCACAGAACTACGTCGTGACAATGTGA
- a CDS encoding phage terminase small subunit P27 family — protein sequence MRGRYPELKPIEGGLSDLPPAPSHIPKSARPDWDRVVADLRSRQLLHDSTLPLIASYVIAIWQIAECVKAIEKDGAFVRTKTGEPKPHPAHGLMNKANEIVARLGGELGLSPAARSRKGMQGHDEKPDSDATALGV from the coding sequence ATGCGCGGCAGATATCCCGAACTGAAGCCAATCGAGGGCGGCTTGTCAGATCTTCCGCCAGCTCCGTCTCACATTCCGAAGTCAGCACGCCCCGATTGGGATCGAGTCGTTGCCGATCTTCGATCTCGACAACTGCTGCACGACAGCACATTGCCTCTAATCGCGTCATACGTGATCGCAATTTGGCAGATAGCGGAGTGTGTGAAAGCTATCGAGAAAGATGGCGCCTTCGTCCGCACCAAGACTGGCGAACCCAAGCCGCATCCTGCTCACGGCCTGATGAACAAGGCAAACGAGATCGTGGCGAGGCTGGGAGGCGAGCTTGGCCTGTCGCCGGCCGCGCGCTCTCGCAAGGGCATGCAGGGCCACGATGAAAAGCCAGACAGCGACGCGACCGCATTGGGTGTTTGA
- a CDS encoding head-tail adaptor protein produces MDRIISVLRPTIVGRDDFNEPRYEWLPVHRVWAGKKQNSEAERFDEHTKERYGFSAVTFKTRYIAVYVTDRVICEGTQYDVKGVREIGRREGVEIVCEAQT; encoded by the coding sequence ATGGATCGCATAATTTCGGTCCTCAGGCCGACGATCGTCGGCCGCGACGATTTCAACGAGCCCCGCTACGAATGGCTTCCCGTGCATCGCGTCTGGGCCGGCAAGAAGCAAAACAGCGAGGCCGAGCGCTTCGATGAGCACACGAAGGAGCGCTACGGGTTCAGCGCGGTGACCTTCAAGACAAGATATATCGCCGTGTATGTCACTGACCGCGTCATTTGCGAGGGCACGCAATACGATGTGAAAGGCGTTCGGGAAATCGGCCGCCGCGAAGGTGTGGAAATAGTCTGCGAGGCGCAGACGTGA
- a CDS encoding HNH endonuclease signature motif containing protein, which yields MSMRAPRICGCGYRIASGSQCPCERKREHERKARHDARRPSARQRGYTAEWDSASRAFLLQSENYYCACGCGRRADTVDHIKPHKGNRELFWDRSNWQAMAFQCHSSRKQREERRAHA from the coding sequence ATGTCAATGCGTGCACCACGGATATGCGGATGCGGTTATCGCATCGCGTCGGGCTCTCAATGCCCGTGCGAACGCAAGCGGGAGCATGAGCGCAAGGCGCGCCACGACGCGCGTCGACCGTCTGCCCGCCAGCGTGGCTACACAGCCGAGTGGGACAGTGCATCGCGCGCGTTCTTGCTGCAGTCGGAGAACTACTACTGCGCATGCGGTTGCGGCCGCCGCGCTGACACGGTCGACCACATCAAGCCGCACAAGGGTAATCGGGAGCTCTTCTGGGACCGCAGCAATTGGCAGGCGATGGCGTTCCAGTGTCACAGCTCGAGGAAGCAGCGTGAAGAGAGGAGAGCGCACGCATGA
- a CDS encoding phage major capsid protein, whose amino-acid sequence MKHVNPALETKNAQEVDGKDPVMQALDGLTTEFGDFQKKQDTRFTDLEQKTIAKVVERIDKLEAKVQRPGAAAPASKEEALILERKALNTFLRFGPAALDDMERKTLNLTTPAAGGYVVAPEYSTQIIEAITEFSPMRALASIMGVGTTEVYLPVITGKIAGGWVTETGARPSSEPVFDQLNIKTFEHAVIVPISVQLLEDAMIDLSAYISGQIGQQFGKAESAAFVTGDGNGKPTGFLYSPADYQQVSAAQDGSDIIERIIELYYKLPTAYAARGAWQMNRKTMGIIRAAADTTTKGTLWSDGLANGQPATLLGRPVREAVDMEDLQHGGSPTEDTYPIAFGDFASAYRIVDRVGVQIMRDDYTGADNGIVKIRARRRVGGKKVQSEAIVLLKGAA is encoded by the coding sequence ATGAAGCACGTCAATCCAGCTCTTGAAACAAAGAACGCACAGGAAGTTGATGGGAAAGATCCGGTGATGCAGGCCCTAGACGGCCTCACGACCGAGTTCGGAGATTTCCAGAAGAAACAAGACACGCGCTTTACCGATCTTGAGCAAAAGACGATTGCCAAGGTCGTTGAACGCATCGACAAGCTCGAGGCCAAAGTCCAGCGCCCTGGCGCGGCCGCACCGGCCAGCAAGGAAGAGGCGCTCATTCTGGAGAGGAAAGCGCTCAACACGTTCCTTCGGTTTGGTCCTGCCGCCCTGGACGACATGGAGCGCAAGACTCTCAATCTCACCACTCCGGCGGCAGGCGGCTACGTCGTTGCCCCCGAATATTCCACACAAATCATCGAGGCGATCACTGAATTCAGCCCGATGCGTGCGCTCGCCTCGATCATGGGCGTCGGGACAACCGAAGTCTATCTGCCGGTCATTACCGGGAAGATCGCGGGCGGCTGGGTAACCGAGACCGGCGCACGCCCGTCTAGCGAGCCGGTGTTTGACCAACTCAACATCAAGACCTTCGAGCATGCGGTAATCGTGCCGATCAGCGTTCAGTTGCTCGAAGACGCCATGATCGATCTGTCCGCGTATATCTCGGGCCAGATCGGTCAGCAGTTCGGCAAGGCAGAATCTGCGGCATTTGTCACTGGCGACGGCAACGGCAAGCCAACGGGCTTTCTGTATTCGCCTGCCGACTATCAGCAGGTGAGTGCCGCTCAGGATGGCTCCGATATCATCGAACGGATCATCGAACTCTACTACAAACTGCCGACTGCCTACGCGGCCCGCGGCGCGTGGCAGATGAACCGCAAGACCATGGGTATTATTCGCGCCGCGGCCGATACGACGACCAAAGGAACACTCTGGTCGGATGGCTTGGCAAATGGCCAGCCAGCGACATTGCTGGGACGTCCGGTACGCGAAGCCGTGGACATGGAAGATCTGCAGCACGGCGGCTCACCGACGGAAGACACTTATCCAATCGCCTTCGGTGACTTCGCTTCTGCCTATCGCATCGTCGACCGCGTCGGAGTGCAGATCATGCGCGACGATTACACCGGCGCTGACAACGGCATCGTGAAGATCCGCGCACGGAGGCGCGTCGGCGGCAAGAAGGTGCAATCGGAAGCGATCGTTCTGTTGAAGGGAGCGGCCTAA
- a CDS encoding HK97 family phage prohead protease, with protein MNERLAIEIDTKSVGEDGVFTGYASIFSNEDLGRDIVVPGAFEKSLSLRPAGKVKMLRSHDPSEPIGVWTELKEDRKGLLAKGKLILDTTKGRETYALMKAGALDALSIGYRSIKDRIDRVKGIRFLEQIDLREISVVVFPMNPRASIASVKGDDDYARAVVGAINRAQAALRGEEAARR; from the coding sequence ATGAACGAGCGCCTTGCCATCGAGATTGATACCAAGTCGGTCGGTGAGGACGGCGTTTTCACCGGCTATGCGTCGATCTTCAGCAACGAAGATCTAGGCCGCGACATTGTCGTGCCCGGAGCGTTCGAGAAATCACTTTCTCTCCGTCCGGCTGGCAAGGTGAAGATGCTTCGTTCCCATGACCCTTCCGAACCAATCGGGGTTTGGACGGAGTTGAAGGAGGATCGCAAGGGCCTCCTGGCCAAAGGCAAACTTATTCTCGACACGACAAAGGGACGCGAGACCTATGCGTTGATGAAGGCAGGCGCCTTGGATGCGCTGTCGATTGGCTATCGTTCGATCAAGGATCGCATCGATCGGGTGAAGGGCATTCGCTTTCTAGAACAAATAGACCTGCGCGAAATCTCCGTGGTCGTGTTCCCGATGAATCCACGCGCTAGCATCGCCAGCGTGAAGGGCGATGACGATTACGCGCGCGCGGTAGTGGGGGCTATCAACCGTGCCCAGGCGGCACTCCGCGGCGAGGAGGCCGCCAGACGATGA